A single region of the Malaclemys terrapin pileata isolate rMalTer1 chromosome 2, rMalTer1.hap1, whole genome shotgun sequence genome encodes:
- the LOC128832052 gene encoding SRRM2 protein homolog rsr-2-like, producing the protein MQADNRKRAPAWTVREILDLIAVWGEDSVLAELRSKRRNAKTFEKISKGMMERGHNRDSDQCRVKVKELRQAYQKTKEANGRSGSEPRTCRYYAELHAILGGAATTTPPVFVDSGSGIVSLATPEDSADGVEEEEEEEDELAESTQHSILPNSQDLFLTLTEVPSQASQASTQDSDPMEGTSAAANSSSLPPPSRRLSQIRRRKKKTRDEMFSEIMESSRSDRAHVNEWKETVSNYRKEVSEREERRDQREERRDQREERRDARDERWRQEDQRTKDATLGLLRRLVEVQERLLENRLPLQPLFHPPPSPCSVSSSPRRVRTRGGRLRTPSHSTPVDSPSKRLSFF; encoded by the exons atgcaggctgataatcgaaaaagagcaccagcatggaccgtgagggagatactggatctgatcgctgtatggggagaagattcagtgcttgcagaacttcgttctaaaagacgaaatgcaaaaacttttgaaaaaatctccaagggcatgatggagagaggccacaatagggactcagatcagtgccgcgtgaaagtgaaggagctcagacaagcctatcaaaaaacaaaggaggcaaacggtcgctccgggtcagagccgcggacatgccgctactacgccgagctgcatgcaattctagggggggctgccaccactaccccacctgtgttcgtggattctgggtcggggatagtctcattagcgacgcctgaggattctgccgatggggtagaggaggaggaggaggaggaggatgagcttgcagagagcacacagcactccattctccccaacagccaggatctttttctcaccctgactgaagtaccctcccaagcctcccaagccagtacccaagactctgaccccatggaagggacctcag cagctgcaaattcctcaagcctcccccctccatcccgaaggttatcacagataaggcgtcgtaagaagaaaacgcgagacgagatgttttctgaaattatggaatccagccgcagtgacagagctcatgtgaatgagtggaaggaaacagtttcaaactataggaaagaagtcagtgaacgtgaggagaggagggaccaacgtgaggagaggagggaccaacgtgaggagaggagagacgctcgagatgagagatggcggcaggaagaccagaggacgaaggatgcaacgctggggctgctccggcgtctggtggaggttcaggaacggctgctggaaaacagactgccgcttcagcccctgttccaccctcccccctccccatgttccgtatcctcctcacccagacgtgtaagaactcggggggggaggctccgtacaccttcccattccaccccagtagacagcccaagcaaaaggctgtcatttttttaa